From Acidovorax sp. FHTAMBA, one genomic window encodes:
- a CDS encoding adenosine deaminase yields the protein MFKVPPISAERLPGLLRAMPKAELHIHIEGSLEPELIFALAQRNGLTLPYASVQELRNAYAFTNLQSFLDIYYAGASVLLHEQDFYDMARAYLGRAARDNVLHTEIFFDPQTHTERGVAMETVINGLHRACEDARTELGISATLILCFLRHLSEESAFETLEQAMPLIDKIVGVGLDSSELGHPPEKFARVFARCRELGLHLVAHAGEEGPPAYIWSALDVLKVERIDHGVQAVHDAALMQRLAQDRIALTVCPLSNQKLCVFPNLADHNLGKLLDAGLAATVNSDDPAYFGGYINDNFTQVFAATGLTVRNAYQLAFNSFEASFASNADKRVWEHKLKETFERYVEHDY from the coding sequence ATGTTTAAAGTGCCCCCCATTTCCGCCGAGCGCCTGCCGGGCCTGTTGCGCGCCATGCCCAAGGCCGAGCTGCACATCCACATCGAGGGCTCGCTGGAGCCCGAGCTGATTTTTGCGCTGGCGCAGCGCAACGGGCTGACCTTGCCCTATGCCAGCGTGCAAGAGCTGCGCAACGCCTACGCGTTTACCAACCTGCAGAGCTTTCTGGACATCTACTACGCGGGGGCCAGCGTGCTGTTGCACGAGCAGGATTTTTATGACATGGCGCGCGCCTACTTGGGGCGCGCGGCGCGCGACAACGTGCTGCACACCGAAATCTTCTTTGACCCGCAAACCCATACCGAGCGCGGCGTGGCGATGGAAACCGTGATCAACGGCCTGCACCGCGCCTGCGAAGACGCGCGCACCGAGCTGGGCATCAGCGCCACGCTGATCCTGTGTTTCCTGCGCCACCTGAGCGAGGAATCCGCGTTTGAAACGCTGGAGCAGGCCATGCCGCTCATCGACAAGATCGTGGGTGTGGGCCTGGATTCCAGCGAACTGGGTCACCCGCCGGAAAAATTTGCCCGCGTGTTCGCCCGCTGCCGTGAGCTGGGCCTGCACCTGGTCGCCCACGCGGGCGAGGAGGGCCCGCCGGCCTACATCTGGAGCGCGCTCGATGTGCTGAAGGTCGAGCGCATCGACCACGGCGTGCAGGCGGTGCACGACGCGGCGCTGATGCAGCGCCTGGCGCAGGACCGCATTGCACTGACGGTGTGCCCGCTGTCGAACCAGAAGCTGTGCGTGTTCCCTAACCTCGCAGACCACAATCTGGGAAAGCTGCTGGATGCAGGCCTGGCGGCCACCGTCAATTCAGACGACCCGGCGTACTTTGGCGGCTACATCAACGACAACTTCACGCAGGTGTTTGCCGCAACCGGGCTCACGGTGCGCAATGCCTACCAGCTGGCCTTCAACAGCTTTGAGGCCAGTTTTGCCAGCAACGCGGACAAACGCGTGTGGGAGCACAAGCTCAAGGAGACCTTCGAGCGCTACGTCGAGCACGACTACTGA
- a CDS encoding neutral zinc metallopeptidase — MKWEGNRESDNVEDRRQGGGGGSPIFGGRSIGIGTIVIALVGGWVLGINPLTILGLLSGGGPPAQVQSQGPAQRPPADDTMARFVSTVLADTEDVWQGVFRQGGGTYQEPRLVLFRGATPTACGTGQAAMGPFYCPADQKVYIDLGFYETLKNRLGAPGDFAQAYVIAHEVGHHVQNQLGISGKVDQMRGRVSKAEYNALSVRLELQADCFAGVWAHHAQNARQVLEQGDVEEAMNAAARIGDDALQRSSGGAIVPESFTHGTSAQRQRWFHTGLQNGSVKACDTFAARSL, encoded by the coding sequence ATGAAGTGGGAAGGCAATCGCGAGTCGGACAACGTGGAAGACCGGCGCCAGGGCGGCGGCGGTGGTTCGCCGATCTTCGGTGGGCGCAGCATCGGCATCGGAACCATTGTGATTGCACTGGTGGGTGGCTGGGTGCTGGGTATCAACCCGCTGACCATTCTGGGACTGCTCAGTGGCGGCGGGCCGCCGGCACAGGTGCAATCGCAGGGGCCTGCACAACGCCCCCCGGCCGACGACACCATGGCCCGTTTTGTGTCGACCGTGCTGGCCGACACCGAAGACGTGTGGCAGGGCGTGTTCCGCCAGGGCGGCGGCACCTACCAGGAGCCGCGCCTTGTGCTGTTTCGGGGTGCCACACCCACGGCCTGTGGCACCGGGCAGGCGGCGATGGGCCCGTTTTACTGCCCGGCAGACCAGAAGGTGTACATCGACCTCGGGTTTTACGAAACCCTCAAGAACCGCCTGGGAGCGCCGGGCGACTTTGCCCAGGCCTATGTGATTGCCCATGAGGTGGGCCACCATGTGCAGAACCAGCTGGGCATCAGTGGCAAGGTCGACCAGATGCGCGGCCGCGTGAGCAAGGCGGAATACAACGCGCTGTCGGTGCGGCTGGAGCTGCAGGCCGACTGCTTCGCTGGCGTGTGGGCACACCATGCGCAGAACGCGCGGCAGGTTCTGGAGCAGGGCGACGTCGAGGAAGCCATGAACGCGGCCGCCAGGATCGGCGACGATGCACTGCAGCGCTCGAGCGGTGGGGCGATCGTGCCCGAAAGCTTCACCCACGGCACCAGTGCGCAGCGCCAGCGGTGGTTCCACACCGGTTTGCAAAATGGCAGCGTGAAAGCCTGCGACACCTTCGCCGCCCGGAGTCTTTGA
- a CDS encoding diguanylate cyclase, with the protein MFGTLVVGLAVLLSLGFGELLKYRIERDAGSSLQVIAHNAGRLLSNGLQERSREVEVLAASEVIWSKGLDSAEAHHMLARSQATQPHSVWIGVADAQGVVRAATGSLLVGQNVAERPWFQEGLKHLYVGDVHPAKLLEKLLPPTASGEPHRFVDFSAPIRLGPTTVGVLGIHGSWEWTREVIESLTPERTNETAAELFVFDQQEALIYAPNGKTRALQGAGQRLPVGSDRRQGLRREKNPAAVTRWADGRLYLTAITPLPARNPESDLGWYVVAREPVELAFAEANKAVRMALMIGLAAALFASVLAWLAARRLSEDLYALAHAASAVEADRHDTHIPQAHSSREVRQLSRALGRMTHRLIAARGAMEEKVRLRTLELEAANRALDLQARTDALTGLLNRRGFETQMAFAMALARRSQRPLSLIAVDVDHFKRVNDTYGHEAGDEVLRRLGQTLETRLRSSDVVARLGGEEFVALLPDTDLAGAQAIAQTLIDSMAEQHDPVVGHITVSAGVGTLRDLQDTGADMLRRADAALYDAKRQGRNRVCVEE; encoded by the coding sequence GTGTTCGGCACGCTGGTGGTCGGCCTGGCCGTGCTGCTGTCGCTGGGGTTTGGCGAACTGCTCAAGTACCGCATCGAGCGCGACGCCGGCTCGTCACTGCAAGTGATTGCCCACAACGCGGGCAGACTGCTGAGCAATGGTCTGCAAGAGCGCAGCCGCGAGGTCGAGGTGCTGGCGGCGTCCGAGGTCATCTGGAGCAAGGGGCTGGACTCTGCCGAGGCGCACCACATGCTGGCACGCAGCCAGGCCACCCAACCCCACAGCGTGTGGATCGGTGTGGCCGACGCGCAGGGCGTGGTGCGCGCCGCCACCGGCAGCCTCCTGGTGGGCCAGAACGTGGCCGAGCGCCCCTGGTTCCAGGAAGGTCTGAAGCATCTGTATGTGGGCGACGTGCACCCTGCCAAATTGCTCGAGAAGTTGCTGCCCCCCACGGCGTCGGGCGAGCCCCACCGCTTTGTCGATTTTTCAGCACCCATCCGGCTGGGACCCACCACGGTGGGCGTGCTGGGCATTCATGGCAGCTGGGAGTGGACGCGGGAGGTGATCGAAAGCCTGACCCCTGAGCGCACCAATGAGACTGCGGCGGAGCTGTTCGTGTTTGACCAGCAGGAGGCGCTGATCTATGCCCCCAATGGCAAGACCCGTGCCCTGCAGGGCGCCGGGCAGCGCCTGCCGGTCGGTTCCGACCGGCGACAAGGCCTGCGGCGTGAAAAAAACCCCGCAGCGGTGACTCGGTGGGCCGATGGACGCCTGTACCTCACCGCCATCACACCGCTGCCGGCGCGCAACCCCGAGAGCGATCTGGGCTGGTATGTAGTTGCGCGCGAGCCGGTGGAACTGGCCTTTGCCGAAGCCAACAAAGCGGTGCGCATGGCGCTGATGATCGGGCTGGCCGCCGCACTCTTCGCGTCGGTCCTGGCGTGGCTGGCCGCACGCCGCCTCAGCGAAGATCTGTATGCCCTGGCGCACGCCGCCAGCGCCGTGGAGGCAGATCGGCACGATACGCACATTCCCCAGGCGCACAGCAGCCGCGAGGTGCGGCAGCTATCGCGGGCGCTCGGCCGCATGACCCACCGGCTCATTGCCGCGCGCGGCGCCATGGAAGAGAAAGTGCGCCTGCGCACGCTGGAGCTCGAGGCGGCCAACCGCGCGCTGGATCTGCAGGCACGTACCGACGCGCTCACGGGCCTGCTCAACCGCCGGGGCTTTGAAACCCAGATGGCCTTTGCCATGGCGCTGGCACGGCGCAGCCAACGCCCGTTGAGCCTGATTGCCGTCGATGTGGACCACTTCAAGCGGGTCAACGACACCTACGGCCACGAGGCCGGCGACGAAGTGCTGCGCCGGCTTGGGCAAACGCTGGAGACGCGTCTGCGCAGCTCGGACGTGGTGGCGCGCCTGGGAGGCGAGGAATTTGTGGCGCTGCTGCCGGATACAGACCTGGCAGGCGCCCAGGCCATCGCTCAGACTCTGATCGACTCCATGGCGGAACAGCACGATCCCGTGGTCGGGCACATCACCGTGAGTGCCGGGGTGGGCACCCTGCGGGACCTGCAGGACACCGGCGCCGACATGCTGCGGCGGGCGGATGCCGCGCTGTACGACGCAAAGCGCCAGGGGCGCAACAGGGTCTGCGTGGAAGAGTGA
- a CDS encoding delta(1)-pyrroline-2-carboxylate reductase family protein translates to MPVQPSSLTAGALDATATRACLPWNALADEIGALLRDDTVSVPARTVLPLPGGGSLFVMPATDSQVAMTKLITLTPANAGTHRPAIQGDVVVFDVLTGERRLVLDGPTITARRTAAVSLLAARHLAQKPAGPLLIVGAGVQGLAHLEAFVEGLGVTEVWIASRSAASAQKLARHAATLGAQAHTVTDADAALPHCPLVAVCTPAHAVVLSAPPRADAFVAAVGAFTENMAELSPSFCHHVAAHGRIVLDSDDARHEAGDLLQAGLDANPLPTLGQLVRNGFAPATGPVLFKSCGWAGWDLAAARLAMRPHPAGATHPAARTTP, encoded by the coding sequence ATGCCTGTGCAACCATCCTCCCTGACAGCCGGCGCGCTCGACGCCACCGCCACCCGGGCCTGCCTTCCCTGGAACGCGCTGGCCGACGAAATCGGGGCCCTGCTGCGGGACGATACGGTGTCAGTGCCCGCCCGCACGGTACTGCCTCTGCCCGGCGGCGGCAGCCTGTTCGTGATGCCCGCCACCGACAGCCAGGTGGCGATGACCAAGCTGATCACACTCACGCCCGCCAACGCCGGTACCCACCGGCCCGCGATCCAGGGCGATGTCGTGGTGTTTGATGTTCTGACGGGCGAACGCCGCCTTGTACTGGACGGCCCCACGATCACGGCACGCCGGACGGCCGCTGTCTCGCTGCTGGCTGCCCGGCATCTTGCGCAAAAGCCTGCGGGTCCGCTGCTCATCGTGGGTGCGGGTGTCCAGGGCCTGGCGCACCTGGAGGCGTTCGTGGAAGGCCTGGGGGTGACAGAAGTCTGGATCGCATCGCGCAGCGCGGCCAGCGCCCAAAAGCTCGCCCGGCATGCCGCGACGCTCGGTGCCCAGGCCCACACCGTGACCGATGCGGATGCCGCCCTGCCCCATTGCCCCCTGGTGGCGGTGTGCACGCCCGCGCACGCGGTGGTGCTGAGTGCGCCGCCACGGGCCGACGCATTCGTGGCGGCAGTGGGCGCGTTCACCGAGAACATGGCCGAGCTTTCTCCATCGTTCTGCCACCATGTGGCAGCGCACGGGCGCATCGTGCTGGACAGCGACGATGCGCGGCACGAAGCCGGTGATTTGCTCCAGGCGGGGCTGGATGCAAATCCATTGCCAACGCTGGGCCAACTTGTGCGCAACGGCTTCGCCCCTGCCACCGGCCCGGTGCTGTTCAAAAGCTGCGGCTGGGCGGGCTGGGACCTGGCAGCCGCCCGGCTGGCCATGCGCCCGCACCCCGCAGGCGCCACCCACCCGGCCGCACGGACGACGCCATGA
- a CDS encoding HIT family protein, which translates to MPMFVDTSPPGQCIFCRLVAGEIPYADVYEDALTIAFMDIGQVNPGHVLVATKRHAATLLDITAEEAAAVMQTAQRVAHAVQTIFNPPGLTLLQANGREGDQTVFHFHMHVVPRHAQDGIALSWPRKEPGAQVLQGYAQQLRGALASTPVPGAASQ; encoded by the coding sequence ATGCCCATGTTTGTAGACACCTCGCCCCCGGGACAGTGCATTTTCTGCCGCCTGGTGGCTGGCGAGATCCCGTATGCCGATGTCTATGAGGATGCCCTGACCATCGCCTTCATGGACATCGGCCAGGTGAACCCCGGCCATGTGCTGGTGGCCACCAAGCGCCACGCCGCCACCTTGCTGGATATCACCGCCGAAGAGGCCGCCGCCGTCATGCAGACGGCCCAGCGCGTGGCCCATGCGGTGCAGACCATCTTCAACCCTCCGGGGCTCACGCTGCTGCAGGCCAATGGCCGCGAAGGCGACCAGACCGTGTTCCATTTCCACATGCACGTGGTGCCCCGCCATGCGCAAGACGGAATCGCACTGAGCTGGCCCCGCAAGGAACCCGGTGCACAGGTGCTGCAGGGTTACGCGCAGCAGCTGCGCGGCGCTCTGGCGTCCACGCCGGTGCCGGGCGCCGCCAGTCAGTAG
- the guaD gene encoding guanine deaminase, with amino-acid sequence MSVYRSALLRFADDGRALYDEDGLLAIGPDAQGRQRVLAAGSWQALGAQYADQPVTHLPGRILAPGFVDMHIHFPQTDVIGSPADGLLPWLENYTFPHEKRFAAPDYSAQIAQFFIAELLRNGVTTALAFSTSHPASAEALFAEAQRHQMRLITGKVLQDRHSPDGVRDDTEQSLIDTEALIQRWHGVNRLGYAITPRFAPTSTPAQLRGAGELAARYPDVWIQSHVAENLDEIRWARELFPRSRSYLGVYDDFGLMRERAVYAHCIHFDDDDRALMRDTGAVAAISPTSNLFLGSGFFDYASADRVGFGYGLASDVGGGTSFSPFHTMLAAYYVGRTTVEGVQTKQGLSLSPQQLWWQHTAGAARALGLAGVVGNLQPGCEADFLVLNPAATPLLARKTRQARNLDELLFALIVLGDDRVVEKTVISQAKYGSSA; translated from the coding sequence ATGTCCGTATACCGTTCTGCCCTTTTGCGCTTTGCCGATGATGGCCGCGCCCTGTATGACGAAGATGGCCTGCTGGCGATCGGCCCGGATGCGCAGGGCCGCCAGCGGGTGCTGGCCGCAGGTTCGTGGCAGGCACTGGGCGCGCAATACGCAGACCAGCCCGTGACCCACCTTCCGGGGCGCATCCTTGCGCCCGGGTTTGTGGACATGCACATCCACTTCCCGCAGACGGACGTGATCGGCTCGCCCGCCGACGGGTTGCTGCCCTGGCTGGAGAACTACACTTTTCCGCATGAAAAACGCTTTGCAGCGCCCGACTACAGTGCGCAGATAGCTCAGTTTTTCATAGCAGAACTGTTGCGCAACGGCGTGACCACGGCGCTGGCTTTTTCCACCTCGCACCCCGCGTCGGCTGAGGCGCTGTTCGCAGAGGCCCAGCGGCACCAGATGCGCCTGATCACCGGCAAGGTGCTGCAGGACCGCCACTCGCCCGACGGCGTGCGCGACGACACCGAGCAAAGCCTCATCGATACCGAAGCGCTGATCCAGCGCTGGCACGGTGTGAACCGCCTGGGCTATGCCATCACGCCGCGGTTTGCGCCCACCAGCACCCCCGCGCAGCTGCGCGGCGCTGGCGAGCTGGCGGCGCGATACCCCGATGTGTGGATCCAGTCGCATGTGGCGGAGAACCTGGATGAAATCCGCTGGGCGCGCGAGCTCTTCCCGCGCTCGCGCAGCTACCTGGGCGTGTACGACGATTTCGGCCTGATGCGCGAGCGAGCCGTGTATGCCCATTGCATCCACTTTGACGACGACGACCGCGCCCTGATGCGCGACACGGGCGCGGTGGCAGCCATCAGCCCCACCAGCAACCTCTTTCTGGGCAGCGGGTTTTTCGATTACGCCAGTGCCGACCGGGTGGGGTTTGGCTACGGCCTGGCCAGCGATGTGGGCGGCGGCACGAGCTTCAGCCCCTTCCATACGATGCTGGCGGCCTATTACGTGGGGCGCACCACTGTCGAAGGTGTGCAGACCAAGCAGGGCCTGAGCCTCTCGCCCCAGCAGCTGTGGTGGCAACACACCGCGGGTGCGGCCCGGGCGCTGGGCCTTGCGGGCGTGGTGGGCAACCTGCAGCCCGGGTGCGAGGCCGACTTTCTGGTGCTCAACCCCGCAGCCACGCCGCTGCTGGCGCGCAAGACCCGCCAGGCCCGCAACCTCGATGAGCTGTTGTTTGCGCTGATCGTGCTCGGCGACGACCGCGTTGTGGAAAAAACCGTGATTTCTCAAGCAAAATACGGCTCCAGCGCATGA
- a CDS encoding aromatic ring-hydroxylating dioxygenase subunit alpha: protein MVESGFWHPVALVGDVAQAPVAVQLLEQPVVVWRDAAGAVQAFADQCPHRGARLSLGRVTPQGQLECPYHGWQFAAGGRCTHVPALPAFVPPPGHCARAFEAREAHGLVWLRMEPGATALPAFKAEDDARLRKLNCGPYDVAASAPRIIENFLDMSHFGFVHEGWLGSRDATAIDDYRVEATPTGLLATGCKAWQPQSNLHSTAPAQVEYTYEVTSPYAAVLTKVPETGTTAVDGWRESIALFICPVTPVRSRVWFRLAVADFESPDEKLQAFQHTIFTQDQPVLESQVPQCLPLDLRAELHTAADKASSAYRRFLRQSGITFGVC from the coding sequence ATGGTCGAATCAGGCTTTTGGCATCCGGTGGCGTTGGTGGGCGATGTGGCGCAGGCGCCTGTTGCCGTTCAGCTTCTGGAGCAACCCGTGGTGGTGTGGCGCGACGCAGCGGGTGCGGTGCAAGCGTTTGCCGACCAGTGTCCGCACCGTGGAGCCCGGCTGTCGCTGGGCCGCGTTACACCGCAAGGCCAACTGGAGTGCCCGTACCACGGCTGGCAGTTTGCGGCGGGCGGCCGCTGCACCCATGTGCCCGCGCTACCCGCGTTTGTGCCGCCGCCCGGGCACTGCGCGCGTGCTTTTGAGGCGCGCGAAGCCCATGGCCTGGTCTGGCTGCGCATGGAGCCGGGCGCCACGGCGCTGCCCGCATTCAAGGCCGAAGATGACGCGCGCCTGCGCAAGCTCAACTGCGGGCCTTACGACGTGGCGGCGAGCGCGCCGCGCATCATCGAAAATTTTCTGGACATGTCGCACTTCGGCTTTGTGCACGAAGGCTGGCTGGGCAGCCGCGATGCCACGGCCATCGACGACTACCGTGTGGAGGCCACGCCCACCGGGTTGCTTGCCACCGGCTGCAAGGCCTGGCAGCCGCAGTCCAACCTGCACTCCACGGCCCCGGCGCAGGTCGAGTACACCTACGAAGTCACGTCGCCCTATGCAGCCGTGCTGACCAAGGTGCCCGAGACGGGCACCACGGCCGTGGATGGCTGGCGCGAGTCCATTGCGCTGTTCATCTGCCCGGTCACCCCGGTGCGCAGCCGGGTGTGGTTTCGCCTGGCGGTGGCAGATTTTGAGTCGCCCGACGAGAAGCTGCAGGCCTTTCAGCACACCATCTTCACGCAGGACCAGCCGGTGCTGGAGTCGCAGGTGCCTCAGTGTCTGCCGCTGGACCTGCGCGCAGAGTTGCATACCGCTGCCGACAAGGCATCATCTGCCTACCGCCGCTTTTTGCGCCAGAGCGGTATCACCTTTGGAGTCTGCTGA
- a CDS encoding BMP family ABC transporter substrate-binding protein — protein sequence MYKNLATALRAACVSALAGAVFISPVFAQSGAPSARVQPAPPIKAGFVYVTPVTEAGWTRQHEEGRKAVQAALGGQVTTTFVENVAEGADAERVIRDLAATGHQIIFTPSFGYMEPTLKVAQDYPNVKFESITGYKQSANVATANARYYEGRYLAGMAAGRMSKTGVAGFVAGFPIPEVLQGINAFTLGMRSVNPQATVKVVWLNVWFDPPRERDAAMALFNQDVDVIAFHTGSTAVMAAAQERGKMAVAYHSDMRRTGPDAQIVAVTHQWGRYYTERVRAAANGTWKSGDLWGGVREGMIRVGDFGTRVPAAVQQEVLNAQKAIGAGTLQPFRAGKTPVRDNDGQERIAAGQALGDAQILQMNWLVEGVVGKLAR from the coding sequence ATGTACAAAAACCTCGCCACCGCACTGCGTGCGGCTTGTGTGAGTGCGCTTGCGGGCGCCGTATTCATCTCCCCCGTTTTTGCCCAGTCGGGTGCCCCCAGCGCCAGGGTGCAGCCAGCCCCGCCGATCAAGGCAGGGTTTGTCTATGTCACGCCGGTCACCGAAGCGGGCTGGACGCGCCAGCACGAAGAGGGACGCAAGGCGGTGCAAGCCGCACTGGGCGGTCAGGTCACAACCACCTTTGTAGAGAACGTGGCCGAAGGCGCCGATGCCGAGCGCGTGATCCGCGATCTGGCGGCCACGGGCCACCAGATCATCTTCACCCCCAGCTTTGGCTACATGGAGCCCACGCTCAAGGTGGCGCAGGACTACCCCAACGTCAAGTTTGAATCCATCACCGGCTACAAGCAGTCCGCCAATGTGGCCACCGCCAACGCGCGGTACTACGAAGGCCGTTACCTGGCCGGCATGGCGGCAGGGCGCATGAGCAAGACCGGTGTGGCCGGGTTCGTGGCCGGGTTTCCCATCCCCGAAGTGCTGCAGGGTATCAACGCGTTCACGCTCGGTATGCGATCGGTCAACCCGCAGGCCACCGTCAAGGTGGTGTGGCTCAACGTCTGGTTTGACCCGCCCAGGGAGCGTGATGCCGCGATGGCATTGTTCAACCAGGATGTGGACGTGATTGCCTTTCACACCGGCTCTACGGCCGTGATGGCGGCCGCACAGGAGCGCGGAAAGATGGCAGTGGCCTACCACTCCGACATGCGGCGTACCGGGCCGGACGCGCAGATCGTGGCCGTCACGCACCAGTGGGGCCGCTATTACACCGAGCGCGTTCGTGCTGCGGCCAATGGCACCTGGAAAAGCGGCGACCTGTGGGGCGGTGTGCGCGAGGGCATGATCCGCGTCGGCGACTTTGGCACCCGTGTGCCGGCGGCGGTGCAGCAGGAGGTGCTGAACGCGCAAAAGGCCATTGGAGCGGGCACGCTCCAGCCTTTCCGTGCGGGCAAGACCCCTGTGCGTGACAACGACGGGCAAGAGCGCATCGCCGCAGGCCAGGCGCTGGGTGATGCTCAGATCCTGCAGATGAACTGGCTGGTGGAAGGCGTGGTGGGCAAGCTGGCGCGTTGA
- the pcp gene encoding pyroglutamyl-peptidase I, translating to MAHPSNPQSTRTADSTGVILLTGFDPFGTDTLNPSWLVAQALDGQRIAGHRVVAAQLSTVFGKSLQQLETLVATHRPALVVCLGQAGGRNALSLERVGININDARIPDNAGHQPIDTPVVPGGPAAYFSSLPVKAMLQGVLRAGVPCEVSQTAGTFVCNHVLYGLLHLLQTQGAGAAGARGGFIHVPWLPGQGVPHLALRDMVRGTHAALWAAVLTPEDIALGAGATH from the coding sequence ATGGCGCACCCATCAAATCCACAGTCCACACGCACCGCTGACAGCACCGGCGTGATCCTGCTCACGGGCTTCGACCCTTTTGGCACAGACACCCTGAACCCCAGCTGGCTGGTGGCCCAAGCGCTGGACGGACAGCGCATTGCCGGGCACCGCGTAGTGGCTGCGCAACTGTCCACGGTGTTTGGCAAGTCGCTGCAGCAACTGGAAACGCTGGTGGCCACACACCGGCCAGCGCTGGTCGTCTGCCTGGGCCAGGCCGGGGGGCGCAATGCCCTGTCACTGGAGCGGGTGGGGATCAACATCAACGACGCCCGCATCCCCGACAACGCAGGCCACCAGCCGATCGACACGCCGGTGGTGCCCGGCGGGCCTGCTGCATATTTCTCCAGTCTGCCCGTCAAGGCCATGCTGCAGGGCGTGCTGCGCGCCGGGGTGCCCTGCGAGGTTTCACAGACCGCCGGGACCTTTGTCTGCAACCATGTGCTGTATGGCCTGCTGCACCTGCTGCAAACGCAGGGTGCGGGCGCGGCGGGCGCCCGGGGCGGATTTATCCATGTCCCCTGGCTGCCGGGCCAGGGCGTGCCCCACCTGGCGCTGCGAGACATGGTGCGCGGCACCCACGCCGCTTTATGGGCCGCCGTCTTGACGCCAGAAGACATCGCCCTCGGCGCGGGCGCAACCCACTGA
- the dcd gene encoding dCTP deaminase — protein sequence MSIKSDKWIRRMAAEHGMIEPFEPGQVREAEGKKIISYGTSSYGYDIRCAPEFKVFTNIHSTVVDPKNFDEKSFVDFEGDSCIIPPNSFALARTVEYFRIPRNVLTICLGKSTYARCGIIVNVTPFEPEWEGYVTLEFSNTTPLPARIYAGEGCAQVLFFESDKDDVCEVSYRDRGGKYQGQVGVTLPKA from the coding sequence ATGAGCATCAAGAGCGACAAATGGATCCGCCGTATGGCGGCCGAGCACGGCATGATCGAACCGTTCGAACCCGGCCAGGTGCGTGAGGCCGAGGGCAAGAAGATCATCAGCTACGGTACCAGCAGCTATGGCTACGACATCCGCTGCGCGCCAGAATTCAAGGTGTTCACCAACATCCACAGCACGGTGGTGGACCCCAAGAACTTCGACGAAAAGAGCTTTGTCGATTTTGAGGGCGACAGCTGCATCATCCCGCCCAACAGCTTTGCGCTGGCGCGCACCGTGGAGTACTTTCGCATCCCGCGCAACGTGCTCACCATCTGCCTGGGCAAAAGCACCTACGCCCGCTGCGGCATCATCGTCAACGTGACGCCCTTCGAGCCCGAATGGGAGGGCTATGTGACGCTGGAGTTTTCCAATACCACCCCGCTGCCTGCGCGCATCTACGCGGGTGAGGGCTGTGCCCAGGTGTTGTTCTTCGAAAGCGACAAGGATGATGTGTGCGAGGTGAGCTACCGCGACCGCGGCGGCAAGTACCAGGGACAGGTGGGCGTGACATTGCCCAAGGCCTGA